The following proteins are co-located in the Trichormus variabilis 0441 genome:
- the psb32 gene encoding photosystem II repair protein Psb32, producing the protein MTHILQQVFRMKKLFIRLILPFLTIILAASLSSSPALASGVYQIPNLTAGDSTWVLDQGDVISRINEGAISSSLENLAKQTGKEVRFVTIHRLDYGETPESFGQALFEKWFPNKEAQANQILLVLDTVTNGTAIITGDEVKPLLTDAIANSVAEETLAAPLRDGNKYNQAFLDASDRLVAVLSGQPDPGPPQIVDKVQVEGTFKKAGETDKGNATAWVVGLLIAATIIPMATYYIYLAVQPSSEG; encoded by the coding sequence ATGACACATATCCTCCAACAAGTTTTTAGGATGAAAAAACTCTTCATCCGGCTGATATTGCCTTTTTTGACTATTATTCTAGCTGCATCGCTATCTAGCTCCCCCGCACTAGCTTCAGGAGTGTATCAAATACCAAACCTGACAGCAGGTGATTCTACATGGGTATTAGACCAAGGCGACGTAATTAGCCGAATCAATGAAGGTGCAATTAGCAGCAGCTTAGAGAACTTAGCAAAACAAACAGGTAAGGAAGTCAGATTTGTGACTATCCATCGCCTAGATTATGGGGAAACACCAGAAAGCTTTGGTCAAGCACTGTTTGAAAAATGGTTTCCTAACAAAGAAGCTCAAGCAAATCAAATTTTGTTAGTACTGGATACCGTGACTAATGGTACTGCAATTATTACTGGAGATGAAGTCAAGCCTTTACTCACAGATGCCATTGCCAACAGCGTGGCTGAGGAAACCTTGGCTGCACCCTTACGAGACGGTAATAAATATAATCAGGCATTTTTAGATGCCAGCGATCGCCTAGTTGCTGTTCTCTCTGGTCAACCTGATCCTGGCCCCCCACAAATCGTTGACAAAGTACAAGTAGAAGGCACATTCAAAAAAGCCGGAGAAACCGATAAAGGTAACGCCACTGCTTGGGTGGTAGGACTTTTAATTGCTGCTACCATCATTCCAATGGCAACTTACTACATTTACCTAGCTGTTCAACCATCATCTGAAGGCTAG
- a CDS encoding Gfo/Idh/MocA family protein has product MTKIAVIGVGRWGVHLLRNFLAHPQAEVVAIVDPHPERLTVVKQQFNLAESVLLTTQWSDLQTVPELTAVAIATPATTHYALIKDALAQGYHVLAEKPLTLDPTECQELCQLAERRQLILMVDHTYLFHPAVEEGQTVIQAGKLGELRYGYATRTHLGPVRQDVDALWDLAIHDIAIFNNWLGKAPVSVQATGTVWLQGEGKEAGGRGQGAGEAGGELTARFSPQSPIPNPQSPVPSPQSPELADLVWVTLTYPDGFKAYIHLCWLNNDKQRRLAVVGSLGTLIFDEMSPSSQLTLLHGEFERQGNLFLPVNQSREVLELKAGEPLQRVCDRFITSVLQNTPPSISSGWVGTELVKILSALTTSLQQSGQSVSLQ; this is encoded by the coding sequence ATGACTAAAATCGCTGTTATCGGGGTAGGACGCTGGGGAGTACATTTGTTGCGGAATTTTTTAGCACATCCGCAAGCGGAGGTCGTGGCAATAGTTGACCCCCATCCAGAAAGGTTAACGGTAGTCAAGCAGCAGTTTAATTTGGCTGAAAGTGTCCTGTTAACCACCCAGTGGTCTGACTTACAAACAGTGCCAGAATTAACAGCAGTAGCGATCGCTACTCCAGCTACCACTCACTACGCTTTAATTAAAGATGCTCTGGCTCAAGGCTATCATGTTCTGGCAGAAAAACCCCTAACCTTAGACCCTACAGAATGCCAAGAACTTTGCCAATTGGCAGAGCGACGGCAATTAATACTCATGGTGGATCATACCTATTTATTTCACCCAGCCGTTGAGGAAGGTCAAACTGTCATTCAGGCTGGTAAATTAGGTGAGTTACGTTACGGCTATGCTACACGCACCCATTTAGGCCCTGTCCGTCAAGATGTTGATGCCTTATGGGATTTAGCCATCCATGATATCGCCATCTTTAACAACTGGTTAGGTAAAGCACCTGTAAGTGTACAGGCGACGGGTACAGTTTGGCTGCAAGGTGAGGGGAAAGAGGCAGGGGGCAGGGGGCAGGGGGCAGGGGAGGCAGGGGGAGAACTGACTGCAAGATTTTCGCCCCAGTCCCCAATCCCCAATCCTCAATCCCCAGTCCCCAGTCCTCAGTCCCCAGAATTAGCCGATTTAGTTTGGGTAACGTTAACTTATCCAGATGGTTTTAAGGCGTATATTCACCTGTGCTGGTTGAATAATGATAAACAGCGCCGTCTGGCGGTGGTAGGAAGCCTTGGCACTTTAATTTTTGATGAAATGTCACCATCATCACAATTGACTTTATTGCATGGTGAATTTGAACGTCAGGGAAATCTATTTTTGCCTGTAAATCAAAGCCGAGAAGTATTAGAACTCAAAGCCGGCGAACCTTTACAACGAGTTTGCGATCGCTTTATTACTTCTGTTCTCCAGAATACACCCCCAAGCATTTCTTCTGGTTGGGTAGGTACAGAGTTAGTCAAAATTCTCTCTGCTCTAACTACATCTCTCCAACAAAGCGGCCAATCTGTTTCTCTTCAATAA
- a CDS encoding DUF4346 domain-containing protein, whose protein sequence is MDLIVEDLAALDNKLSQRHIDLDPNGYFIIYIDKTAGLIYAKHFTNIIDERGLAVDPETGKVIPARGKVERTYTTVFAGRTAKELCVKIFEETQPCPVTMLDHAAYLGREFVRAEVALVAGQEYVQD, encoded by the coding sequence ATGGATTTGATAGTTGAAGATTTAGCTGCCCTAGATAATAAACTTTCTCAGCGTCATATTGACCTTGACCCAAACGGGTACTTCATTATCTATATAGATAAAACTGCTGGCTTGATTTATGCCAAGCATTTTACAAATATCATTGACGAACGTGGTTTAGCAGTAGACCCAGAAACAGGCAAAGTAATTCCTGCTAGAGGGAAGGTAGAAAGAACTTATACAACTGTTTTTGCTGGAAGAACAGCCAAGGAACTTTGTGTCAAAATTTTTGAAGAAACTCAGCCCTGTCCCGTAACTATGTTAGACCATGCGGCTTATTTAGGTCGTGAATTTGTCCGTGCTGAAGTCGCTTTGGTAGCAGGGCAAGAGTACGTGCAAGATTAA
- a CDS encoding sensor histidine kinase, whose product MPSNGQSSFRRILVTRILLLFVPVLFVGQIAALNKARSSLLKTARQNLTESAVIRGERILNAIATLKTNLLTASRTTVVQSGSPEEIEAFLTQLVQALPNYIECLQLINWQNGEIVASSCGKKEITQFGPLLPSDSVELRSIAPPKPGVTGPRNPQEQLQLLLTAPVYDKSGKLRYALNLQSALYKQTRNQPGSLTGSTIVIAEDGTILAHPLSDLVGTNIKEHSDAKQVQNIIKNAIAGRNEPINLIFNNKKELVAGYTVIDSPTTIQPQQKWIVMSVTTVENALFGLEEIKLILIVLTVGLIGASLVASLYLAPYLASPVEELRDYALNIHSHHTSRRVPDNFKIREFNQLAQAIDQMVDRLKVWSEEIETAWKDAKSANQVKSQFLATTSHELRNPLNIIINCVRLVKDGLCDNREEEIEFLQRADETAIHLLGIINELLDISKIEAGKLSVVSQPLDLRQTLLEVINLQSVNVQQKGLQLKTNLGTEPIPVKADAAKLKQVLINIIGNATKFTDEGGISIATTIQTRIDGKSQVMVSITDTGLGIEPAQQHKLFRPFVMVNGSTTRKFEGTGLGLAISRNLIELMGGTITLESAGINQGTTVNITLPLIDISLLGLSATDNNKNQKNSEGDEEIKGTDSFSSNHPEAIPLDCNENYGSKKTELEEYTDLERVNLFVIHNS is encoded by the coding sequence ATGCCTAGTAACGGTCAATCATCCTTTCGACGTATTTTAGTAACCAGGATTTTGCTCTTGTTTGTCCCGGTGTTGTTTGTTGGACAGATAGCGGCGTTGAATAAGGCACGCTCTAGCTTACTAAAAACTGCGCGACAAAATCTCACAGAAAGTGCTGTCATCAGAGGAGAGAGAATTCTCAATGCGATCGCCACTCTTAAAACCAACTTACTAACCGCCAGCCGCACAACAGTTGTACAGTCTGGTTCTCCAGAAGAGATAGAAGCATTTCTGACACAGCTAGTACAAGCACTACCCAACTATATTGAATGCTTGCAACTAATTAACTGGCAAAATGGTGAAATCGTTGCCAGTAGCTGCGGTAAAAAAGAAATTACTCAATTTGGCCCGCTTCTACCAAGCGATAGCGTAGAACTGAGAAGCATCGCCCCCCCAAAACCTGGAGTGACAGGCCCACGTAATCCCCAAGAGCAATTACAATTACTACTCACTGCTCCCGTATATGATAAGTCTGGGAAATTGCGATATGCTTTAAATCTTCAGTCAGCATTATATAAACAAACTCGTAATCAACCAGGTTCACTCACTGGTTCCACCATAGTCATTGCTGAAGATGGGACAATATTAGCTCACCCCTTATCTGATTTAGTGGGAACTAATATCAAAGAACACTCAGATGCAAAGCAAGTACAAAACATCATCAAAAATGCCATTGCAGGACGTAACGAGCCAATCAATTTAATTTTCAATAATAAAAAAGAATTAGTAGCAGGTTATACAGTAATTGACAGTCCCACAACAATACAGCCACAGCAGAAATGGATAGTCATGTCTGTGACAACTGTAGAAAATGCTCTATTTGGCTTAGAAGAAATCAAACTCATCCTCATTGTTTTAACAGTTGGTTTAATTGGTGCAAGTTTAGTAGCATCTTTGTATCTAGCACCTTACCTAGCTAGTCCTGTGGAAGAATTGCGCGATTATGCTTTAAACATTCATAGCCACCATACATCGAGACGAGTCCCCGATAACTTCAAGATTCGGGAGTTTAACCAACTAGCACAAGCAATCGACCAAATGGTTGATAGGCTTAAAGTTTGGTCAGAAGAAATCGAGACGGCATGGAAAGACGCAAAAAGTGCTAACCAAGTTAAAAGTCAGTTTTTAGCTACCACCTCTCACGAATTACGCAACCCCTTAAATATCATTATCAACTGCGTACGTTTAGTTAAGGATGGCTTGTGTGATAATCGAGAAGAAGAAATAGAATTTCTTCAGCGTGCAGATGAAACAGCTATACATTTACTAGGAATTATTAACGAACTACTTGATATTTCTAAGATTGAGGCTGGGAAACTTTCTGTAGTTAGCCAACCTTTAGATTTGCGGCAAACACTTTTAGAAGTAATCAATTTACAGTCAGTCAATGTTCAACAAAAAGGCTTGCAACTGAAAACCAACTTAGGCACAGAACCCATTCCCGTAAAAGCGGATGCAGCTAAATTAAAACAAGTATTAATTAATATAATTGGTAATGCTACTAAATTCACCGATGAAGGTGGTATTAGTATTGCGACAACCATTCAAACTCGAATTGATGGTAAATCGCAAGTGATGGTTAGTATTACAGATACCGGTTTAGGAATTGAACCTGCTCAACAACATAAACTATTCCGTCCCTTTGTGATGGTGAACGGTAGCACCACACGAAAATTTGAAGGTACAGGCTTGGGATTAGCTATTTCACGCAATTTAATTGAACTTATGGGTGGTACTATCACTTTGGAGAGTGCTGGTATAAATCAAGGTACAACAGTTAATATTACTTTGCCATTGATTGACATCTCTTTATTAGGTTTATCAGCCACAGATAATAATAAAAACCAGAAAAATTCAGAAGGAGATGAGGAAATTAAGGGAACTGATTCCTTTTCCTCTAACCATCCAGAAGCAATACCTTTAGATTGTAATGAAAACTACGGCTCTAAAAAAACAGAGTTAGAAGAGTATACTGATCTAGAGCGGGTTAATCTTTTTGTAATTCATAATTCGTAA
- a CDS encoding RibD family protein produces MVQHRPHTTVVLAMSADGKIADFRRSPARFGTSVDKTHLEEQIAASDAVLIGAGTLRAYGTTLTVSDTVLLQQRQQQGKPDQPIHIVITHSANLNPEIRFFQQPIRRWLVTTNLGKNFWQGRSEFERILVFETPTGEIDTITVLKQLTSLQIARLLVLGGGALVASMLELDLIDEFWLTVCPLILGGVTAPTPVDGKGFTSQLAPHLQLLEVKKVEHEVFLHYQLQR; encoded by the coding sequence ATGGTGCAACACCGTCCTCATACCACAGTAGTTTTGGCAATGAGTGCAGATGGCAAGATAGCAGATTTTAGGCGATCGCCTGCTAGATTTGGTACCAGTGTCGATAAAACACATCTGGAAGAACAAATTGCTGCCTCTGATGCCGTTTTAATAGGTGCTGGCACTCTCCGAGCTTATGGTACAACATTGACCGTATCAGATACAGTTCTGCTGCAACAACGCCAACAGCAAGGCAAGCCTGACCAACCGATTCATATAGTGATTACACATTCTGCTAACCTCAATCCGGAAATTAGGTTTTTTCAGCAGCCAATTAGGCGTTGGTTAGTTACAACAAATTTAGGCAAGAATTTTTGGCAAGGACGCTCAGAATTTGAGCGAATTCTGGTTTTTGAAACTCCAACAGGAGAAATCGATACTATCACAGTCCTAAAACAACTAACATCACTACAAATAGCACGATTGTTAGTATTAGGTGGGGGAGCATTAGTAGCTTCTATGCTGGAATTGGATTTAATAGATGAATTTTGGCTTACCGTCTGTCCATTAATTTTAGGCGGTGTGACTGCACCCACACCTGTGGATGGTAAAGGATTCACATCACAACTAGCTCCCCATCTTCAACTTCTAGAAGTAAAAAAAGTGGAACACGAAGTTTTTCTCCACTATCAGCTACAACGGTAG
- a CDS encoding HAD-IA family hydrolase, which yields MERPKVIFVDAVGTLFGVKGSVGKVYSQIAQEFGVEVAPDIVDKAFMESFKASPPPIFPDADAEDIPQREFEWWRRIALNTFESAGVLTQFADFSSFFGELYIHFGTAEPWVIYPDVVQSLSNWQHIGIELGVLSNFDSRLYSVLQSLGLSHYFSSVTISTQVGAAKPDPKIFAIALEKHNSSPEEAWHIGDSIEEDYQGAKAAGLRGVWINREKSYN from the coding sequence ATGGAAAGGCCTAAAGTTATTTTTGTGGATGCTGTGGGGACACTCTTCGGCGTTAAGGGTAGTGTCGGAAAAGTTTACAGTCAAATAGCCCAAGAGTTTGGTGTAGAAGTTGCACCGGATATTGTGGATAAAGCATTTATGGAAAGTTTTAAAGCGTCGCCGCCACCTATCTTTCCTGATGCTGACGCTGAAGACATACCACAACGTGAATTTGAGTGGTGGCGTAGAATTGCTCTAAATACCTTTGAAAGTGCTGGTGTTCTGACCCAATTTGCTGATTTTTCCAGCTTTTTTGGTGAACTATATATTCACTTTGGGACTGCGGAACCTTGGGTGATATATCCTGATGTTGTGCAATCCTTAAGCAATTGGCAACATATAGGAATTGAATTAGGCGTTTTGTCTAATTTTGATTCACGGCTGTACTCAGTTTTGCAAAGCTTAGGTTTGAGTCACTACTTTTCTTCGGTAACTATTTCCACTCAAGTAGGTGCAGCAAAACCTGATCCCAAAATTTTTGCGATCGCTCTAGAAAAACATAATAGTTCTCCTGAAGAGGCATGGCACATTGGCGATAGCATTGAAGAAGATTATCAAGGAGCAAAAGCAGCCGGGTTAAGAGGTGTTTGGATTAATCGAGAGAAAAGTTATAACTGA
- a CDS encoding GNAT family N-acetyltransferase produces MLIQKDELSIRLMEDSELDYQLIAKWLTDEQILQFYEGRDNPFNLEKVIETYKPIIIGNEPVKPCLISYKNTKIGYLQYYSVADLPEIDQQKYCLDNTDKVYGIDLFIGEPNYWHRGIGAEILRMVVRYIFEVFLAALIVIDPRVDNIRAIRCYEKRGFVKVKLLLAHELHEGKYSDCRLMVTEGNKSLH; encoded by the coding sequence ATGTTGATTCAAAAAGATGAACTGAGTATTCGTCTCATGGAAGATAGCGAATTAGACTATCAGTTAATAGCAAAATGGTTGACCGATGAGCAAATACTACAGTTTTATGAAGGCAGAGATAATCCTTTTAACTTAGAAAAGGTTATAGAAACATACAAACCCATCATTATAGGAAACGAGCCAGTTAAGCCTTGCCTTATCAGTTATAAAAATACGAAGATTGGCTATTTACAGTACTATTCAGTTGCCGACTTACCAGAGATAGATCAACAAAAATACTGTCTAGATAATACAGATAAGGTCTATGGCATCGATTTGTTTATAGGAGAACCCAATTATTGGCATCGGGGGATTGGTGCCGAAATATTAAGAATGGTTGTAAGGTATATTTTTGAAGTATTCTTAGCTGCTCTGATTGTGATTGATCCCCGTGTTGACAATATTCGTGCTATTCGGTGCTATGAGAAACGTGGGTTTGTGAAAGTCAAGTTATTACTCGCTCATGAACTGCATGAAGGAAAGTACTCGGATTGCCGACTAATGGTCACTGAGGGAAATAAATCATTACACTGA
- a CDS encoding GNAT family N-acetyltransferase, which produces MVEQLKPRYSSVWINKIAEVPQDAWDALALPLKTPFLEWDWLNNLETSHSATAKTGWLPNHLTLWRDRTLIAVAPLYIKGHSYGEFVFDHQWAELAERIGVQYYPKLLGMTPFTPAEGYRFLIADGEDEEEITAMMVHEIDSFCVKHNISSCHFLYVDPQWQPVLEKQGFTAWLHHSFIWENSGFQNFDDYLTVFNANQRRNIKRERKAVEKAGLQLQAVTGDAIPKSLFPLMYQFYADTCDKFGWWGSKYLTKQFFEQLHHNYRHRVVFFPAYHEQDPRQPLGMSFCLFKDDRLYGRYWGSFQEIDCLHFDACYYAPIEWAIANGIQSFDPGAGGRHKKRRGFPAAPNYSLHRFYNSRLGQILRPYINEVNQLEEQEIAAINAELPFSQK; this is translated from the coding sequence ATGGTTGAACAACTCAAGCCTCGCTATTCCAGCGTTTGGATTAACAAAATCGCTGAAGTACCCCAAGATGCTTGGGATGCTTTAGCTTTACCACTCAAAACTCCTTTTTTGGAGTGGGATTGGCTGAATAATTTGGAAACTTCTCACAGTGCTACAGCTAAAACTGGTTGGTTACCAAATCACTTAACACTGTGGCGAGATAGAACATTGATTGCTGTGGCTCCACTGTATATTAAAGGGCATAGCTATGGTGAGTTTGTTTTTGACCACCAGTGGGCAGAGTTAGCAGAGCGTATTGGGGTACAATATTACCCTAAACTCTTGGGTATGACACCATTCACCCCAGCCGAAGGTTATCGGTTTTTAATTGCCGATGGGGAAGATGAAGAGGAAATTACTGCCATGATGGTGCATGAAATTGACTCTTTCTGTGTCAAACATAATATTTCTAGTTGCCATTTTCTCTATGTTGATCCCCAATGGCAACCAGTGCTAGAAAAACAAGGGTTCACAGCTTGGTTGCACCATAGTTTTATTTGGGAAAATTCAGGTTTTCAGAATTTTGATGATTACTTGACGGTGTTCAATGCTAATCAACGTCGTAATATTAAGCGCGAACGTAAAGCTGTAGAAAAGGCGGGTTTACAACTGCAAGCCGTGACGGGTGATGCCATCCCTAAGTCTTTATTTCCTTTGATGTATCAGTTTTATGCTGATACTTGTGACAAGTTTGGTTGGTGGGGTAGCAAGTATCTAACAAAGCAATTCTTTGAGCAGTTACACCATAACTATCGCCATCGGGTCGTGTTTTTCCCTGCTTATCACGAGCAAGATCCCCGTCAGCCTCTGGGGATGTCTTTTTGTTTGTTTAAAGACGATCGCCTATATGGTCGTTATTGGGGCAGTTTTCAAGAAATCGATTGCTTACATTTTGATGCTTGCTATTATGCACCAATTGAGTGGGCGATCGCTAATGGTATTCAAAGTTTTGATCCTGGCGCTGGCGGAAGACATAAAAAACGTCGCGGTTTTCCGGCTGCACCTAATTATAGTCTCCATCGCTTTTATAATAGTCGTCTAGGACAAATTTTACGCCCTTACATTAATGAAGTGAATCAATTAGAAGAGCAGGAAATTGCAGCCATTAATGCAGAGTTACCTTTTAGTCAAAAGTAA
- a CDS encoding ChaB family protein produces the protein MPYQQISELPQDIREQLPERAQQIFFAAFNAAQSDGLSEEGSADVAWNSVRNEYKQGNNGQWQRKAEDSAIHHKSITTGGN, from the coding sequence ATGCCTTATCAACAAATAAGTGAATTACCTCAAGACATTAGAGAACAGTTACCAGAACGCGCTCAACAGATTTTCTTTGCAGCTTTTAATGCGGCTCAAAGTGATGGTTTGAGTGAAGAAGGTTCGGCTGATGTTGCTTGGAATAGTGTGAGAAATGAGTACAAACAAGGTAACAATGGTCAATGGCAAAGAAAAGCCGAAGACTCAGCAATACATCATAAATCTATCACAACAGGTGGTAACTAA
- a CDS encoding NAD(P)/FAD-dependent oxidoreductase — MTEQTKRIVILGGGFGGLYTALRLSQLPWETQQKPEIVLVDQSDRFLFSPLLYELLTGELQSWEIAPPFIELLEGTGIRFYQAVVSGIDIDQQRVHLQDGPEIPYDRLVLTLGGETPLDLVPGATSYAYPFRTIADTYRLEERLRVLEESDAEKIRVAIVGAGYSGVELACKLADRLGERGRFRLVEISDQILRTSPDFNREAAKKALDAKGVFIDLETKVESIGQNTISLEYKNQVDTIPVDLVIWTVGTRVTNVVKSLPFKQNQRGQITNTPTLQVLDHPDIFALGDLADCIDAEGQQVPATAQAAFQQADYAAWNIWASLTQRPLLPFRYQQLGEMLALGTDNATLTGLGVKLDGSLAYVARRLAYLYRLPTLDHQLKVGFNWLVRPIIETIYSAVDAVNEKGTKY; from the coding sequence ATGACCGAACAGACTAAGAGAATTGTAATTCTGGGTGGAGGCTTTGGCGGTCTCTATACAGCTTTACGCTTAAGCCAATTACCTTGGGAAACTCAGCAAAAACCAGAAATTGTACTGGTAGATCAAAGCGATCGCTTTCTATTCTCCCCCTTATTGTACGAATTACTCACAGGAGAACTGCAATCATGGGAAATTGCACCCCCTTTTATTGAACTTCTCGAAGGTACAGGTATACGTTTTTATCAAGCAGTTGTTTCTGGTATTGATATCGACCAACAACGGGTACATCTGCAAGATGGACCAGAAATCCCTTACGATCGCTTAGTTTTAACACTGGGTGGCGAAACACCATTAGACTTAGTTCCTGGTGCCACATCCTACGCCTATCCTTTCCGTACTATTGCTGATACCTATCGCTTGGAAGAACGTCTGCGAGTATTGGAAGAGTCAGATGCAGAAAAAATCCGTGTCGCAATTGTTGGTGCTGGTTATAGTGGTGTTGAGTTAGCTTGTAAGTTAGCAGATAGACTAGGGGAAAGAGGACGCTTCCGTCTGGTGGAGATCAGCGATCAAATTTTACGCACCTCCCCAGATTTTAACCGCGAGGCTGCCAAGAAAGCTTTGGATGCAAAAGGTGTGTTTATTGATTTAGAAACCAAAGTTGAGTCAATAGGACAAAATACTATCTCCCTAGAGTACAAAAATCAAGTGGATACCATTCCCGTAGATTTGGTAATTTGGACTGTGGGTACAAGGGTGACAAACGTAGTGAAAAGTCTGCCTTTCAAACAGAACCAGCGTGGTCAAATCACCAATACACCAACTCTCCAAGTTCTTGACCATCCAGACATTTTTGCTCTGGGAGACTTAGCCGACTGTATTGACGCTGAAGGTCAGCAAGTACCTGCTACCGCACAAGCCGCTTTTCAACAAGCAGACTACGCCGCTTGGAATATTTGGGCTTCTCTGACTCAACGCCCCCTATTACCTTTCCGCTACCAACAGTTAGGGGAGATGTTAGCACTGGGTACAGATAACGCCACCCTTACAGGTTTAGGAGTTAAATTAGATGGTTCTTTGGCTTATGTTGCCCGCCGTCTCGCCTACTTGTATAGATTACCAACCCTAGATCATCAACTAAAAGTTGGTTTTAACTGGCTTGTACGTCCTATTATAGAAACAATTTACTCAGCAGTGGATGCTGTGAATGAAAAGGGTACTAAGTATTAG
- a CDS encoding LysR family transcriptional regulator, whose translation MKISQLRAVVAVAERGNFSEAALELQLTQPAVSHAIATLEEELGIPLFARGRHGAVLTPVGERILHHIRQAMQHLEMLQEEANIHKHLYGGCVRVAAFRCVATHLLPKAIAQFHDQFPEVNVTIIECLSCLDVEQCLREGRADIGVTSLPTRDEFTTWEILRDEYIALLPPKAQVNSCHLTWEDIARYSPVIVSHSASEKSLNQNLKQLAPFINITSHIPEDSMIVNMVHQGLTAAILPHLAAIPIPPGVQVHSLPKPLEKVICVAIRPQSLQIPSVFKLLEMLKDFDFPTLAKCTF comes from the coding sequence ATGAAGATTTCCCAACTTCGCGCTGTAGTTGCAGTAGCAGAGCGTGGTAATTTTAGTGAAGCAGCTTTAGAATTACAGCTGACACAGCCGGCGGTTAGTCATGCGATCGCTACTTTAGAAGAAGAATTGGGTATACCTTTATTTGCCAGAGGTCGTCATGGCGCTGTATTGACACCAGTCGGAGAGCGAATTTTACATCATATTCGCCAAGCCATGCAGCACTTAGAAATGCTACAGGAAGAAGCCAACATCCACAAACATTTATACGGTGGTTGTGTAAGAGTCGCAGCTTTTCGTTGTGTAGCCACTCATTTATTACCAAAAGCGATCGCTCAATTTCATGATCAATTTCCCGAAGTTAATGTCACAATCATCGAATGTCTTTCTTGTCTTGACGTAGAACAGTGTTTGCGTGAAGGTCGTGCTGATATAGGTGTTACTTCTTTACCCACTAGAGATGAATTTACAACATGGGAAATTCTCAGAGATGAATATATTGCTTTACTACCACCAAAAGCCCAAGTTAATAGTTGCCACCTCACATGGGAAGATATCGCTAGATACTCACCAGTCATAGTGTCTCATTCAGCTTCTGAAAAGTCCCTTAATCAAAACCTCAAACAGTTAGCACCTTTTATCAACATTACCAGTCATATTCCAGAAGACTCCATGATTGTTAACATGGTTCATCAAGGATTAACAGCAGCAATTTTGCCTCATTTAGCAGCAATACCAATTCCCCCAGGCGTACAAGTTCATAGTTTACCAAAGCCTTTAGAAAAAGTAATTTGTGTAGCTATTAGACCTCAGTCACTCCAGATTCCATCTGTATTTAAATTATTAGAAATGCTCAAGGATTTTGATTTTCCGACTTTAGCTAAATGTACTTTTTAA